The following are encoded together in the Bacteroidales bacterium genome:
- the murF gene encoding UDP-N-acetylmuramoyl-tripeptide--D-alanyl-D-alanine ligase has translation MIIEDIYNIFLKYPSISTDSRNVNNNDIFWALKGENFDGNKFVKDAVRYGASYAISDNKEYKGRKQVIYVENSLKTLQNLANYHRKQLNIKIIAITGTNGKTTTKELASKILNSKYKVLATKGNFNNHIGVPLTLLSFKKNTEFGIVEMGANHPGEIKSLCKIAEPDYGLITNIGKAHLEGFGSYEKLINSKAEMYSYLEKNGIIFINDNNNQLKSLIKNHKIITYGTQNNVFCKAELVSSDPFVSLDLISDKKYRINSQLIGKYNFENILAALCIGLFLNIEIEKIKTAVETYIPVNNRSQLIKRGNSNIISDAYNANPTSMQIAVENFVTIKSKNKVMILGDMFELGKFSEEEHKKVLKQLINIKNNDPKIKIFLAGKDFYSSCLRHKISENIHYSESTEDLIKHIKTQEFKKCWFLIKGSRGMKLEEVIEHLNVI, from the coding sequence ATGATTATTGAAGATATATATAATATTTTTCTTAAATATCCGTCAATTTCAACAGATAGCCGTAATGTAAATAATAATGATATTTTTTGGGCATTAAAAGGAGAAAATTTTGACGGTAATAAATTTGTAAAAGATGCTGTAAGATACGGAGCATCATATGCAATTAGTGATAACAAAGAATATAAAGGAAGAAAACAAGTTATTTATGTTGAAAACAGTTTAAAAACGCTTCAAAATCTTGCTAATTATCATCGTAAACAATTAAATATAAAAATAATTGCCATAACAGGTACAAACGGGAAAACAACTACAAAAGAATTAGCATCAAAGATTTTAAATTCCAAATATAAGGTATTGGCTACTAAAGGAAATTTTAATAATCATATCGGAGTACCATTAACTTTATTATCATTTAAAAAAAATACAGAATTCGGAATTGTTGAAATGGGTGCAAACCACCCCGGAGAAATTAAATCTCTTTGTAAAATTGCTGAACCTGATTACGGTTTAATAACCAATATAGGTAAAGCACATCTCGAAGGATTCGGTTCTTATGAAAAATTAATAAATTCTAAAGCAGAGATGTATTCTTATCTCGAAAAAAACGGTATTATTTTTATAAACGATAATAATAATCAATTAAAAAGTCTGATAAAAAATCACAAGATTATTACATACGGTACACAAAATAATGTTTTTTGTAAAGCTGAACTTGTTTCATCCGATCCTTTTGTTTCTTTAGATTTAATCTCTGACAAAAAATACAGAATAAATTCTCAATTAATAGGAAAATATAATTTTGAAAATATTTTGGCAGCATTATGTATCGGTTTATTTCTTAATATTGAAATTGAAAAAATAAAAACTGCTGTAGAAACATATATTCCTGTAAACAACAGATCCCAATTAATTAAAAGAGGAAATTCAAACATAATTTCAGATGCATATAATGCTAATCCGACAAGTATGCAAATTGCTGTTGAAAACTTCGTAACAATTAAATCAAAAAATAAAGTTATGATATTGGGAGATATGTTCGAGTTAGGTAAATTTTCTGAAGAAGAGCATAAAAAAGTATTAAAACAATTAATCAATATTAAAAACAATGATCCCAAAATAAAGATATTCTTAGCAGGCAAAGATTTTTATTCCTCATGTTTAAGACATAAAATATCTGAAAACATTCATTATTCCGAATCAACCGAAGATTTAATCAAACATATTAAAACTCAAGAATTTAAAAAATGTTGGTTTTTAATAAAAGGGTCAAGAGGAATGAAACTTGAGGAAGTTATTGAACATTTGAATGTAATTTAA